ATTATCGTAGGTTCTAGACGAAGCAAGTTGGCGATGACGCAAACGAAATGGGTTATTTCTCAATTAAAGGAACTAGGTGTACCGTATGAATTTGAGATTAAAGAAATTGTAACAAAAGGGGACAAAATTTTAGATGTTACACTTTCTAAAGTAGGTGGAAAAGGCCTGTTCGTAAAGGAGATTGAGCAAGCAATGTTAGATGGAGAAATTGACATGGCTGTTCATAGTATGAAAGATATGCCGGCTGTTCTACCTGATGGGTTAATGATAGGGTGTGTCCCTGAGCGTGAAGATTATCGCGATGCTTTAATCGCTAAAGGGTACCAGACGTTCCGTGATTTAGCACCGGGTTCAGTAATTGGAACAAGTAGTTTAAGAAGAGGTGCCCAATTGTTAGCGATGCGTCCGGATTTAGAAATAAAATGGATTCGTGGTAATATTGATACGCGTTTGGAAAAGTTAAAAAATGAAGAATATGATGCCATTATATTAGCGGCTGCTGGTTTGAAACGGATGGGATGGAGTGACGAAGTGGTAACGGAGTTTTTAGATGCTTCGATTAGTCTTCCAGCCGTAGGGCAAGGTGCTTTAGCGATTGAGTGTCGTGAAAGTGATGCTGAATTACGGGAAATGCTTCAAAAGTTAAATCATCCTGAAACAGCGCTGGCTGTTCAAGCAGAACGCTCTTTCCTTCATAA
The Bacillus kexueae DNA segment above includes these coding regions:
- the hemC gene encoding hydroxymethylbilane synthase, yielding MRKIIVGSRRSKLAMTQTKWVISQLKELGVPYEFEIKEIVTKGDKILDVTLSKVGGKGLFVKEIEQAMLDGEIDMAVHSMKDMPAVLPDGLMIGCVPEREDYRDALIAKGYQTFRDLAPGSVIGTSSLRRGAQLLAMRPDLEIKWIRGNIDTRLEKLKNEEYDAIILAAAGLKRMGWSDEVVTEFLDASISLPAVGQGALAIECRESDAELREMLQKLNHPETALAVQAERSFLHKMEGGCQVPIAGLATVLDNDEISFTGLVASTDGKIVYKETLTGKDPMELGERVAKLLSEKGAKTLIDQVKKELDHE